The Canis aureus isolate CA01 chromosome 24, VMU_Caureus_v.1.0, whole genome shotgun sequence nucleotide sequence CTTTTTTTGGTTTAGGGGCTTCCTCTACCAACAAATACCTGGCTTTTTTGGTTAAGCAGTAGTATCTCAGCTATTTAAAAACCAGTTTGCTCCTATTTTAGAGCTTTTACCACATGTACAGCTGGAGTCCCCAACCAGGTAAGGACTGTAAGTGAATTCATCTCATTCACTGGGGGTGGAACATTTGGCTATAGATCTCACTAGAGTCAGTGGACATTTGAAATGGTAGCCAGAATGGGAAGAGTGTGGGTTACCAGCATTTGTGAATATTGCTAGGGAATGACGCATCTGAGGACCTAGGCGTCAGGTGCCAGCAGACGCTGACTTTGGTCCTGGctattgcctttggctcagacgtTCACTAGCATGTCACTCAGCTGGGCCGGGCTCTGGGCTCTGGTGTTAGAacatagcagtgaacaaaattgATAATTACATCATCTCGGGAAGCTTGCATTCTAGTGAGAGATTATGAATAtgtgtgtaaataaatatatgtcagGCAGTGGATTTTTTCCAAAGGCAAGGTAATGGATTCGAAAGTGATGGGGTGTATGGTATTCTCGAGTGGATGGGGAGGCCTCGCTGAGCAGTAACACTAGAGCCGAGGTCTGAGGTAAATGAACCACTCGGCTATCTGAGGGAAGGGAACTACTGGGTAGAAGGACCCAGAGGAAGACTGTGTTCAGTATTCTCAGGGAACAGCCCAGAAACCAGTGAGGTTGAACAGAGCTGGGAGAGTGGGGTAGGTGCTGTCGGGGAGGGGGGCCCTGTGGGCCACTTCATAGGCTTGGCTTTTACCTCAAGTGCGATGAAGGCCAGTGGAGGGTTCTGAGCACAGGAGGGACGTCATCTGCCATGTACATGTTTAAAGGGTCAATGTGTGTGCCATGTGGGTGATAAATTATAGGGGGTCGGGGCAGAAGCAGGAGGGTACTCAGGAGGCAGTGACTGTAAACCAGGTGAGAGAGGATGGATGGTATTTTTGGAGTGGGGTGTTAGCAATGGAGAAGGTGAGGAGTGGTTGGATCGTGGATGTTTTTAGAGGTTGGACAGCCAGATGCACTGCTAAGTTgctaagagaaaaaggagaatgaaGGATAACTTTGCTGTTTGGGGCCTGAGCAGCTGGAAGGGTTGTGGTCTTTATAGGAGAGAGGAGTGAGCAGAGGGTCGAAGATTGAGAGCTCGGTGGTGGTTCACTGTGGGTGGCACTGGATATCTAAGTGGACAGGTTGTTCAGTCAACTCTACAAGTTTGGGATTCAGAGGAGAGGCTGGAGCCAGAATGATAAATATGGGTGTTATCTAGCTAGGTGAGGACAGAAGTGAGAATATGTGCCTCCCATCACTTCCCATTCAATTTACTGtgtcctgtgttttgttttccatagCAGTCACTAGAGGCATAAAGGAGGAATGGTGATGGGGGTAGGATCAGTGGTTATACAGCCTGGTGGGATCAAAGCCAGGGACCAGAGGGCATTTCCAGTTTTAGCAAACACTCCAGGTGACTCTCCTGCAGGTGACCCAGGGACCAttctttgagaagcactgctgaAGGCCCCTCATCCCTTCCTCTTTAGTCGTGGACAGGCCCAGCTCCTTGAGTTCTTGTGTTGCTAAGCAGACCCCAGATTACACACTTGGGTCCTCTCATTGCTCCTCCAGCCTGCACCCCTCACGTGTGAATGTAAGGAGAAGGCCACTGGGGAGAGAAGCAAGTACAAAAGCAAAATGCCAGATATAAGAGCCCCAGTTATCACCATGTGTGCCTCATGCTTAGTTAACATTTGGTCGTCATGCCTTGCCTTGTGAATCATCTGTACAGTTTCTGAGGTCCACACTGATTCACGCCAGGGCATTTCTTGAAAGTCTCAGTGATGTTCCCATGGGTCAGATTCCTCACGGGGAGTCCTCTTTCCCAGAAGAGTGCTCTTGTCTTCTGTATACCATCGGATGTATTGATAAATTGTTAGCAGTTGATTGTACTCAAAGTTTATGAATTGGCATTTATGAATCACCAGGGATTTTATATGCTGCATTCTCCTAAACAAACCTTTAGGATGATAGTTGCTTATGGAGTTGGCACTATAAGATCCTTGGGAAATAGGGTCAGATGAGATAGTATTGGGGGAAGAAATactgggaaacaaaagcaatgggCATATATGGTTTATTCTGACAATAACTTGCACTGTGGATGGTACCACCACGGGTTagtgtgaccacagtcacctgACAGTCTGTGTTATGGGTGTCACTTCCCTAGGCCCAGACCTGTAACATTTCTGCAGATGACATACCTGCAGTCTCACTCACAGCCTTCATGTACCACAGCACCACAGCCCGGGGATGAACTAACTGAACTGTAACAGCTCTTTCTCCCTGCTTTTTTAGGATGGCTGCCCTTTTTCTAAAGAGGCTAACGTTACAAACCCTAAAGAAGACGGCAGGAAATTGCACTAGAAGATGTTTTGGTACCTACATCCTGCCCCTGACCATCCCGGCGCGGCTGCCCCTCGTTGCTCCTGTCCCAAGACTATCTTCCCTGATGCATGCCAGAGCCTCTGGTACCGTGGCAGACACCCAGGACAGcgggaagaagaaaacaaagaatgacCCAGCTTTTAGCAACATCGGAAGAAAAATTCACGAGCGAGTCATACACGTGCTGGACGAGGCAGGCAATGATTTGGGGAGCATGCACCGTGCCGAGGTGATCCGGCTCATGGCCGAGCGGGACCTGAGGCTCGTGAAGAGGGACAGCGGCTCGGAGCCTCCACGGTACCAGCTTCTCTCGGGGCTGCAGATTCACGAGGAGCGGCTGCGACTTCGGGAGATGGAGAAGGCCCACCCGAAGCCTGGTAGGTGTCGTGCCTCCTGCTCCCCAACGCCTTGGGACCCTACTTCTGCGGCCGaccatggcctgggccaaagagCCCTGGGCCTATAGGGATGGGAGAAGCGGGGGACGTTCCCTCTCAGCACCTTAGCCCAGCTTTCTCCAACCCTCTTACTTGTGTCTGTTCCTCGTCTTTCTCCCCCGATGCCCTGTGGTCAGCATCTCTTCCTTTCAGCCTGTGTAAAATAAAGGGAAGATAAGGTAAACACCCCAGAGTGATGGGTCCTTGGCTCTGTCTCTGGTCCCAGGTGGCAGTCATTGGGGACCCCAGGAAGGAAATGACACTCAGAAGAGGTGGATTGGAGTCCCTGTTCCTGGGCTGGGCCACCCTTAGCCCCTttcttcctcatctctaaagTACAAGGGTTCAGTTCATTGCTTAGTGAATCTCCAAGGTGATTCACAGAGCTTTCACAGCCCCGTGTTTTGTTCCAATATTGGTAAATAATGCTCACTTATACACTTCACCAGTCACCTTATGGTGCCCTGGTCATTCATACATGCATGGAACTATGAAGTGGATAGTAAAGATTTTTTACCATTCCTACTAAGTGCTGATCGTTCTGGAAGATCATTTTCTGGACAACACCCTGAACCACGGCCCAGGAACTTGGTCCTGCGGCTGCCGCAGCAAGATTATAAGTCTTAAGAAAATCACACACTCTCTGTGGCTCAGTTCTGTAACAGCACACTCCACAACAAGGATGTTGACTGGAAAACAAAGTATTCAGGGAGCCCAGCTAGGATGATAAAGACACCAAACTATTACAGAAATATAGTTGAACTGCCCAGAGAAGCTTAGAGAAGACGAGTCGCTGTTGTCCGAGATAGTTGAAGGGCTAGGATGTTAAAGGCATTATTTTATTCTGGATGAGACCTAGGACCAGCTGCAGGGGCTAGAAGGAAGCAAGGGGGTGTTaataaaaggacttttttttttttttgaaaacttttggGAACtagaaaacatacagaaaaatataaacaccTGTTACCCACCATCCAGATGAGCAAGCGTTAACATTGTTGTGcttcagatttttaaacaaaacctTACAGAGAAGTTGAAGTGTCTgtgctccctccccctccacccccactacGGACTCGGGGTGTAGTCTGTGTGTGTGGTTAAACTTGTTATATATAAACAGTATATGgcatgattttatatacataaaattgtcACACAGTTTGCAAGAGCCACGTTTATAGAACAGCCCTAgct carries:
- the MTIF3 gene encoding translation initiation factor IF-3, mitochondrial, whose translation is MAALFLKRLTLQTLKKTAGNCTRRCFGTYILPLTIPARLPLVAPVPRLSSLMHARASGTVADTQDSGKKKTKNDPAFSNIGRKIHERVIHVLDEAGNDLGSMHRAEVIRLMAERDLRLVKRDSGSEPPRYQLLSGLQIHEERLRLREMEKAHPKPGPVLTKELTLSSNIGQHDLDTKSKQIQQWIEKKYKVQITIKKGKNVEEPEHKMEDICNKILRTMPGIATFLSRPQPVRGGKAVTCVLRHLSKKEENAYRETQETQKRDSLDKENRDNRESDVHQ